A single Clostridium sp. AN503 DNA region contains:
- a CDS encoding Cof-type HAD-IIB family hydrolase: MAEIKLIALDLDGTLLDSQKRLSSRNERALKECIRRGIAVVPCTGRIWFAVPEVVRSIPGIRYAITTNGAVIEDVAEKKILDERKMSCKLTMEILELGKQFHTMYDVYAAGLAFGETRFLEHMELYGISPLIQKMIRETRQSVPDVIAQVKELDQPAEKVNYFFADEQERSRARKALLARGDVIVSSSLPNNLEINALGATKGEAILRLAAHLGLAPDQTMGFGDGENDVNMIQLAGIGVVMGNALESLKEHADYITCTNDEDGVADAIEKLVLTEKE; this comes from the coding sequence ATGGCTGAGATTAAATTAATTGCATTAGATTTGGACGGGACGCTTCTGGACAGCCAGAAGCGTCTGTCTTCCAGAAATGAGAGAGCGCTGAAAGAATGCATCCGGAGAGGCATTGCAGTTGTACCCTGTACCGGCAGGATCTGGTTTGCAGTACCGGAGGTAGTCCGCAGCATTCCCGGGATCCGGTATGCCATCACCACAAATGGAGCGGTCATAGAAGATGTGGCAGAGAAAAAGATCCTGGACGAGAGGAAGATGAGCTGTAAGCTTACCATGGAGATCCTTGAGCTGGGAAAACAATTCCATACCATGTATGATGTGTATGCTGCCGGTCTTGCCTTTGGAGAGACAAGATTTTTGGAGCATATGGAACTGTACGGTATTTCACCCCTGATCCAGAAGATGATCCGCGAGACCCGGCAGTCGGTTCCGGATGTGATCGCACAGGTAAAAGAGCTGGATCAGCCTGCAGAGAAGGTGAATTACTTTTTTGCAGACGAGCAGGAACGGTCCCGCGCGAGAAAAGCACTTCTGGCAAGAGGGGATGTGATCGTCAGTTCCTCACTTCCCAACAACCTGGAGATCAATGCGTTGGGAGCGACCAAAGGCGAAGCAATCCTGCGCCTTGCAGCCCACCTGGGCCTTGCACCGGATCAGACTATGGGATTCGGAGACGGTGAGAATGATGTGAATATGATTCAGCTGGCGGGTATAGGCGTCGTTATGGGCAATGCTCTGGAAAGCCTGAAAGAGCACGCGGATTATATTACGTGCACCAACGACGAAGATGGAGTGGCGGACGCCATAGAGAAGCTGGTTTTG